A region from the Mycolicibacterium phlei genome encodes:
- a CDS encoding acyl-CoA dehydrogenase family protein, which translates to MSFELTEDQELIRKSVAELCSRFDDHYWMEKDQNHEFPQEFYDAIAKGGWLGMTIPEEYGGHGLGITEATLLLEEVARSGAAMNGASAIHLSIFGMQPVVKHGSEELKRETLPRIVNGDLHVCFGVTEPTAGLDTSRITTFAKREGDKYRVNGRKVWISKALESEKILLLTRTTPYDEVKKKTDGMTLFLTDLDRDHVDIRPIRKMGRNAVSSNEVFIDDLMVPVEHRVGEEGQGFKYILDGLNPERMLIAAEALGIGRVALEKAVKYGNERHVFNRPIGMNQGLQFPLADSLARLDAAELVLRKATWLYDNGKPCGREANTAKYLCADAGFGAADRALQLHGGMGYSEEYHVSRYFRESRLMKIAPVSQEMILNFLGEHVLGLPRSY; encoded by the coding sequence ATGAGCTTCGAACTGACCGAGGACCAGGAACTGATCCGCAAGTCGGTGGCCGAACTGTGCAGCAGGTTCGACGACCACTACTGGATGGAGAAGGACCAGAACCACGAGTTCCCGCAGGAGTTCTACGACGCGATCGCCAAGGGTGGCTGGCTCGGCATGACCATCCCCGAGGAGTACGGCGGCCACGGACTGGGCATCACCGAGGCCACGCTGCTGCTCGAGGAGGTCGCCCGCTCGGGTGCGGCGATGAACGGCGCCAGCGCGATTCACCTGTCGATCTTCGGTATGCAGCCCGTCGTCAAGCACGGCTCCGAGGAGCTCAAGAGGGAGACGCTGCCCCGCATCGTCAACGGCGACCTGCACGTCTGCTTCGGCGTCACCGAACCGACTGCGGGACTGGACACCTCGCGCATCACGACGTTCGCCAAGCGGGAGGGCGACAAGTACCGCGTCAACGGTCGCAAGGTGTGGATCTCCAAGGCGCTGGAGTCCGAGAAGATCCTGCTGCTGACCAGGACCACGCCCTATGACGAGGTCAAGAAGAAGACCGACGGCATGACGCTGTTTCTCACCGACCTCGACCGCGACCACGTCGACATCCGCCCGATCCGCAAGATGGGCCGCAACGCGGTCAGTTCCAACGAGGTGTTCATCGACGACCTGATGGTCCCCGTCGAGCACCGCGTCGGCGAGGAGGGCCAGGGCTTCAAGTACATCCTCGACGGGCTCAACCCGGAGCGGATGCTGATCGCCGCCGAGGCGCTGGGCATCGGGCGCGTCGCGCTGGAGAAGGCCGTCAAGTACGGCAACGAGCGCCACGTCTTCAACCGCCCCATCGGCATGAACCAGGGCCTGCAGTTCCCGCTGGCCGACTCGCTGGCTCGCCTGGACGCCGCCGAACTGGTGCTGCGCAAGGCGACCTGGCTCTACGACAACGGCAAACCCTGTGGGCGCGAGGCGAATACGGCCAAGTACCTGTGCGCCGACGCCGGCTTCGGCGCGGCCGACCGGGCGCTGCAGCTGCACGGCGGAATGGGCTACTCCGAGGAGTACCACGTGTCCCGGTACTTCCGGGAGTCGAGGCTGATGAAGATCGCGCCGGTGAGCCAGGAGATGATCCTCAACTTCCTCGGCGAGCACGTCCTCGGCCTGCCGCGCAGCTACTGA
- a CDS encoding amidohydrolase family protein, protein MNKDDMILISVDDHIVEPPDMFKNHLPKKYLDEAPRLVHNPDGSDTWQFRDVVIPNVALNAVAGRPKEEYGLEPQGLDEIRPGCWQVDERVKDMNAGGILGSMCFPSFPGFAGRLFATEDPEFSLALVKAYNDWHVEEWCGAYPARFIPMTLPVIWDPVECAKEIRRNAERGVHSLTFTENPSAMGYPSFHDFDHWKPMWDALVDTETVLNVHIGSSGRLAITAPDAPMDVMITLQPMNIVQAAADLLWSRPIKEYPTLKIALSEGGTGWIPYFLERIDRTYEMHSTWTGQDFKGKLPSEVFKEHFLTCFIADPIGVAVRDKIGVDNICWEADYPHSDSMWPGAPEQLHEVLTANNVPDDEINKMTYENAMKWYHWDPFKHIPKEQATVGALRKAAEGHDVSIKALSKKEKIGTSVAEFATTAKQITGNQE, encoded by the coding sequence ATGAACAAAGACGACATGATCCTGATCAGCGTCGATGACCACATCGTCGAGCCGCCCGACATGTTCAAGAATCACCTGCCGAAGAAGTATCTGGACGAGGCGCCGCGGCTGGTGCACAACCCCGACGGGTCCGACACCTGGCAGTTCCGCGACGTGGTGATCCCGAACGTGGCGCTCAACGCCGTGGCCGGCAGGCCCAAGGAGGAGTACGGCCTCGAACCCCAGGGCCTCGACGAGATCCGGCCCGGCTGCTGGCAGGTCGACGAGCGGGTCAAGGACATGAACGCCGGCGGCATCCTCGGCTCGATGTGCTTCCCGTCGTTCCCGGGCTTCGCCGGCCGCCTGTTCGCGACCGAGGACCCGGAGTTCTCGCTGGCCCTGGTGAAGGCCTACAACGACTGGCACGTCGAGGAGTGGTGCGGCGCCTATCCGGCCCGGTTCATCCCGATGACGCTGCCGGTGATCTGGGATCCGGTGGAGTGCGCCAAGGAGATCCGCCGTAACGCCGAGCGCGGTGTGCACTCGCTGACGTTCACCGAGAACCCCTCGGCGATGGGCTATCCCAGCTTCCACGACTTCGACCACTGGAAGCCGATGTGGGACGCGCTGGTCGACACCGAGACCGTGCTCAACGTCCACATCGGATCCTCGGGCCGGCTGGCGATCACCGCGCCCGACGCCCCGATGGACGTGATGATCACCCTGCAGCCGATGAACATCGTGCAGGCCGCCGCGGACCTGCTGTGGTCGCGGCCGATCAAGGAGTACCCGACGCTCAAGATCGCGCTGTCCGAGGGTGGCACCGGGTGGATCCCGTACTTCCTGGAGCGCATCGACCGCACCTACGAGATGCACTCGACGTGGACCGGCCAGGACTTCAAGGGCAAGCTGCCGTCGGAGGTGTTCAAGGAGCACTTCCTGACCTGCTTCATCGCCGACCCGATCGGTGTGGCGGTGCGCGACAAGATCGGCGTCGACAACATCTGCTGGGAGGCTGACTACCCGCACTCGGACTCGATGTGGCCCGGTGCGCCCGAGCAGCTGCACGAGGTGCTGACGGCCAACAACGTGCCCGACGACGAGATCAACAAGATGACCTACGAGAACGCGATGAAGTGGTACCACTGGGATCCGTTCAAGCACATCCCGAAGGAGCAGGCCACCGTCGGCGCGCTGCGCAAGGCCGCCGAGGGCCACGATGTCTCGATCAAGGCGCTCTCGAAGAAGGAGAAGATCGGCACGTCGGTCGCGGAGTTCGCGACGACCGCCAAGCAGATCACCGGAAACCAGGAGTGA